From the Perca flavescens isolate YP-PL-M2 unplaced genomic scaffold, PFLA_1.0 EPR50_1.1_unplaced_scaf_6, whole genome shotgun sequence genome, the window TTCAAGGCTTAGTGGGTAAACTTTGAAACATATTTgaatcctgacctgagagtTTTTAGACTGCATTGTGGACTCTTTAGTCCAACAGACACCAGCtccactcctgaatcctgcagctcgttgttactcaggtccagctctctcagactagaggattgggagctgagaactgaggacagagctccacagcttctctctgacaggttacagccactcagcctGAAGAGGAATCAGCAATACATTAGAAAAcaaaagttatttattttctgaataAAGAAAAACTCCATTTAATCTGGATAgttgtgtgtgcacatacaGAGCTTTGgtggaggctttgaccactggcagcagcctcagaagagcctcctctgaagcagagtatttcttcaggtcaaacacgtccagatttttgtctgatgacagtaagatgaagaccagagctgaccactgagcaggagacagtttatctgtggagagacttcctgaacTAAGGGACTGTTGGATCTGCTCCACTAGAGAacgatcattcagttcattcagacagtggaacagattgatacttctctctgcagacagattctcactgatcttcttcttgatgtactCAACTGTTTTCTGATTGGTCTTTGAGctactctctgtctgtgtcagcaGACCTCGTAGGAGAGtctgattggtctgcagtgtaagacccaggaggaagcgaaggaacaagtccaggtgtccatttggactctgtaaggccttgtccacagcactctggtaGAAACTTGTTGATTTGTCTCCGAACACTTCAGACCACCAGGATTTTGTTTGTTCTTCTGCCAGAaggttgactccagagttgattaatgtcagatggacatgaagagcagccagaaactcctgaacatTCAGATGGATGAAGCAGAACACCTTGTCCTggtacagtcctctctcctctttaaagatctgtgtgaacactcctgagtacactgaggctgATCTGATATTGATGCcacactctgtcaggtctgattcatagaagatcaggttgcctttctgcagctgctcaaaagccagttttcccagTGACTTGATCGTCTTCCTGCTCTCTGGAATCCAGTGTGGATCTGTCTCAGCTCCTCCATCATACTTGATGTTCTTCAAtttggactgaaccaccaggaagtggatgtacatctcagtcagggtcttgggcagctctcctccctctctggtcttcaacccatcctccagaactgtagcggtgatccagcagaagattgggatgtggcacatgatgtGTAGGCTTTGTGATGTCTtaatgtgggagatgattctgctggcctgctcctcatctctgaatctcttcctgaaATATTCCTCCTTCTGTGGGTCACtgaaccctctgacctctgtcaccatgtcaacacactcaggagggatctgattggctgctgcaggtcgtgtggttatccagaggcgagcagagggaagcagattccccctgatgaggtttgtcagcagcacacccactgaggtggactctgtaacatcagtcaggatctcagtgttgtggaagtccagaggaagtcgacactcatccagaccgtcaaagatgaacacaacctcttcaaacctgcagattcctgcttctttggtttcactgAAGAAGCGatcaacaagttccaccaagctgtactTTTCCTCTTTCAGCCcattcagctctctgaaggtgaatggaaatgtgaactggatgtcctggttggctttgttttcagcccagtccagagtgaacttctgtgttaagagtgttttcccgatgccagccactccctttgtcatcactgttctgattggttcatctcttccaggtggggctttaaagatgtcttcttgtctgattgttgtttctggtctgtctggtttcctggatgctgtttcaatctgtctgacctcatgttcatcattgacctctgcagtccctccctttgtgatgtagatctctgtgaacatctgattcagaagggttgggtttcctgctttagcaatcccctcaaacacacactggaacttcTTCTGCAGCTTAGATTTGAGTTTACGCTTACAAACTCCACGATAACTTCCtgaatgaacacacaacaaAGATCAATACATCAAAGAACATATTTCAACATTTCCTCAGAGAATGAGTATATGAATATTGAATATAATATGTTGTTAAATATTTTGAGACATTAGTAAATGTCCCATTTATCCAGCATGTTAAATCTTTAGAGAAATCCTCTTACTGCTCTGCAGACGGTCAGCCAGCTCCTCCTGCTTCATTCTCCTTaggaagtgcagtgtgatcttcagaaatgcctctctgctgctcctcctctgctcttcatccTCACCGTCCAAcacctcctcatcctccctctgactctccaTTAATTTTGGGTAATCTGGACTCAGAACCTTCTGGATCTTCTTTAGCTCattcttcacaaaagtgctgatgttctcctccagcagctggaacagaagATTATATGAATGACAAATCAAACTGAAATCATGGAAGCAAACATCAGATCCATGTTGGACAGACAAAAAGTGCAGCATGGAGATGAGTGTGGACACCATAGATGCAAAAGTAGTTGTTGTACATGTACAGACCATACATATGGAGTCCAGgtgtgtttgatgctgctgGGCAGACTGACCACTGGGAACCTCTGAGCTATCCTGGTCCACTCTGTGGAGGAATCAGGAAGAAATAGCTCACAATATGTCTctccacacagagacaaacacatggTAAAGGTCCATGAAGTGATATTTGGATGTTAACAGTGAATCAGAAGTAAACGTTTACTAGTCCTGTTGATTATCAGTTTGAAATCCTCACCTTTGATCAACAGAGTGGTGTCCATCTTTGAAGTTTAAAGGATCATACATAGACCggtcactcttcatggacacccagctgggttcaggttcttCCAGATTACTCCTGATAGAAACACAAGGTAAATTCTGCACTGCACCCACAACACACTGAGACAAAACCTTAGAGTGGTTAAATACAGTACATCGTCTGTACATTATATTAGTATCCAGCTAGTTATTGGTCACATTGTGTATGACctattataaatatttattttagacATGTTTTAAAGCTGTATTCAGTGCGGGGTGCAGCACCGGTTTGAATATGATGCTGTGGGGTGACCATGATGGTGGAATAGTAATGTTAATGTCTAATAAGgataatattttaattttaattaattccaGATGGCAGAACTAGATTGGTAGCCCTTGACAGTGTTGTAGCTACTCAAGATGTGTTTTGGTCTCGTCTCGGTCTCTCACAAAGGACCGGTCAAGAATAAAGTTCCTAAACATTTTCTGATACATTTGTGTTTACATCAACATTAGCTACTGTCTGCTCTGAAATGTCCCACTTAAAACGTACCAATTTAGGGCATTGGTGGCTATTAGTATCTTTCCCTGGTATATATTCTGTATATATTCACTCTGCACTTTACTgatttttgcacttctggttagaaGCTTAATAACATTTTGTTGTCTCAGTACCGGTACTTTTTGTTACtttatgacaataaagttgaatctaatcttataaaaagaggaatagaTGTCTCGAAGCAGTGAGTTTCAACTGAGAGTCCTTTTCCTATATTTAGGTTTCAAGTTCTTTATTGTCAAATGATGACAGTGAAGCAGACGTtggcaataaaataataaaagttatCAGGCTTCTTCCAGTTGTGTTCAAACAATTATgtataaaagaaaatgaaagacatAAAATAGGGCAGTTAAGGTAAAATATAATGCCGTCACCGTCCATTAAAAGaatttttaaaaacatctaaaaCCCGGCGATctcacaataaataaaaacatcattTTGTTTAAATCATCAGTTTAAAATCTTCACCTGTGATCAAAAGAGTGGCGTCCATCTTTGAAGTTTATAATAAGAGGGATAGACTggtcactcttcatggacacacagctgggtccaGGACCAGGTCCAGGTCTGTGCTGCTTCTGTGGGctgaaacacaacacacacagtgcttTGAGTGTGAATAATGGTGGTGGAGTGATCTGAGTGGTGGACATTTAGAGATGGTCCTCTCACCTCTGAGCTTTGGTCTGGCTGTCATGTTCCCCACACAGAGTGGTTTTAGAGGGAGGGGCTCCCTCCTCTCTGTTCTCACACTGACTCAGCAGAGTCCACACCTTCATCTGGAGAGGAAACACTGAGAGCAGCAGTACAATCATTCATCAGCACATCATCACTCATTCATCCCTCACATCATTTCTCctggaaaaaaagataaatatcaGCAGCtggtcctctgattggctgcttctCTCTGTGTCATATCAGTGTCAGTTGAATCCTTTTGGCTTGTTGGACTGTTGCTCAGACTAAAGAAGCGGTTAGAAAACATGACTGAACTCTGGGAACTACTGAGGACCTTTTCTCATCACTTCAtcacatttcattcattcaacacAGAGAACTGATCAACACATGGATCAATAGTGGTTTGTTATTGGACAGAGAAGATGCTGCTGGTTCTCACTGGTCAGTGGtgaggaccaatcagagcagaggaAGCTGCCATCAGCTG encodes:
- the LOC114552051 gene encoding protein NLRC3, which codes for MKVWTLLSQCENREEGAPPSKTTLCGEHDSQTKAQSPQKQHRPGPGPGPSCVSMKSDQSIPLIINFKDGRHSFDHRSNLEEPEPSWVSMKSDRSMYDPLNFKDGHHSVDQRVDQDSSEVPSGQSAQQHQTHLDSICMLLEENISTFVKNELKKIQKVLSPDYPKLMESQREDEEVLDGEDEEQRRSSREAFLKITLHFLRRMKQEELADRLQSRSYRGVCKRKLKSKLQKKFQCVFEGIAKAGNPTLLNQMFTEIYITKGGTAEVNDEHEVRQIETASRKPDRPETTIRQEDIFKAPPGRDEPIRTVMTKGVAGIGKTLLTQKFTLDWAENKANQDIQFTFPFTFRELNGLKEEKYSLVELVDRFFSETKEAGICRFEEVVFIFDGLDECRLPLDFHNTEILTDVTESTSVGVLLTNLIRGNLLPSARLWITTRPAAANQIPPECVDMVTEVRGFSDPQKEEYFRKRFRDEEQASRIISHIKTSQSLHIMCHIPIFCWITATVLEDGLKTREGGELPKTLTEMYIHFLVVQSKLKNIKYDGGAETDPHWIPESRKTIKSLGKLAFEQLQKGNLIFYESDLTECGINIRSASVYSGVFTQIFKEERGLYQDKVFCFIHLNVQEFLAALHVHLTLINSGVNLLAEEQTKSWWSEVFGDKSTSFYQSAVDKALQSPNGHLDLFLRFLLGLTLQTNQTLLRGLLTQTESSSKTNQKTVEYIKKKISENLSAERSINLFHCLNELNDRSLVEQIQQSLSSGSLSTDKLSPAQWSALVFILLSSDKNLDVFDLKKYSASEEALLRLLPVVKASTKALLSGCNLSERSCGALSSVLSSQSSSLRELDLSNNELQDSGVELVSVGLKSPQCSLKTLRLSGCNLSDRSCETLSSVLSSQSSSLRELDLSNNELQDSGVKLVSAGLKSPHCRLETLRTDHDGPQRLRPGLRKYVCELELDPNTVNRNLKLSDNNRKVTHVGEDQPYPDHPERFDSWYQLLCRDGLTGRCYWEVERRGRVEISVSYRGIRRRGDSDDCVFGGNDQSWSLVCSDDDDEGYSVWHNKRRTVLTSSSVSNRVAVYVDCPAGTLSFYTVSSDSLIHLHTFNTTFTQPLYPGFMVWFGSSVSLCPLQD